A stretch of Lactuca sativa cultivar Salinas chromosome 6, Lsat_Salinas_v11, whole genome shotgun sequence DNA encodes these proteins:
- the LOC111903918 gene encoding uncharacterized protein LOC111903918, translated as MSELAELERLQTQILHRIAKLELSILPSNNSPNKDLPTTTEARLSALLFDAGVKDFSFKRVPSDYYDWSFEARRDILGAASIHHLCKSIVLVNTQAASNITDCSDRQNSKYYVVVVQYTARFSAENVKNFLYTLNNGKIPKKRFNLRLAPEEISHNLTGFEHNGVTCVGMKTDIPVILDEAIAKLNPDFFWLGGGEIDLKLGIRTSEFINFAKPFIVNCSGS; from the exons ATGTCGGAGTTAGCGGAGCTGGAGAGACTACAGACCCAAATCCTCCATCGAATTGCAAAACTCGAGCTCTCAATCCTTCCATCCAACAATTCTCCCAATAAAGATCTCCCCACGACCACCGAAGCACGCCTCTCCGCCCTCCTTTTCGACGCCGGCGTCAAAGACTTCTCATTCAAGCGCGTTCCTTCCGACTACTACGATTGGTCCTTCGAAGCTCGAAGAGACATTCTTGGCGCCGCCTCTATTCATCATCTCTGTAAAAGCATTGTCCTG GTAAATACTCAAGCTGCATCCAATATTACTGATTGCAGTGACCGCCAAAATTCAAAATACTATGTTGTTGTTGTTCAG TACACTGCTCGATTTAGTGCTGAAAATGTAAAAAATTTCCTTTATACCCTCAACAATGGCAAGATACCCAAAAAGAGATTTAACT TGAGACTTGCTCCTGAAGAGATATCACACAATCTGACTGGTTTTGAACACAATGGAGTAACATGTGTTGGCATGAAAACAGACATTCCG GTTATTTTAGATGAAGCTATTGCAAAGCTTAATCCGGACTTTTTTTGGTTGGGTGGGGGAGAAATTGATCTAAAACTTGGAATTAGAACATCGGAGTTCATCAACTTTGCAAAACCTTTTATTGTGAATTGTAGTGGTTCTTGA